The genomic segment tcatctgtaaaatggagattgagactgtgagccctatgtggaacagggattgtgtccaacttaattagctggtatcagtttagtacagtatcagggcttagtacagtgcctggcacagagtaagcgcttaacaaatattatgatgatgatgatgatgatgacgataatgataatgatcaacgGGGCAAGTCTGAAGGCTTCAGAACTTTCTGCATTCCATCTGAAAGGTAGAAGTCAGGTGGCACAGGCAGACCAGGCTAACATGATGCCATTAAAAATGGAGCCGACAACAAGGAGGAATGATGGAAAATAAGGTTAGGACCTGCAAACTCATTGATGCCTCCACTTTCACAGACATGGCAACACCTCAGGCTCTTCcagtaatcaatcacatttattgagtgcttactgtatgcggagcactttacaaagcactttggaaatttgaatacaatagggttggtaaacatagtccctacccataagaagcttagagcttagatggggagatggacattaaaataaattatggacctgtacataaatgctgtggatctGAGTTTGGGTTGACTATCTCCCGTTTAAAGGTGACAGGTCCTAGGGCTTCAGACATTGCTGGAGCCCAGTTGAAAGCTAGGAGTCAAGTGGCACAGGCAGACTGGGCTGGCACACTGCCATCAAAAATGGACTGCAAAACTAAGGGGCATAAGTGAAATCAGGCCTAGGTACTGAAAACTCATTCATCTTCACCTTCCCGGCCATGGCAGCCCTCATGCTCTTCAGTattcttatgtacttatctggttagagaagcagcatggctcagtggaaagagcacgggctttggagtcagaggtcatgagtttgaatcccagctctgccacgtctgctgtgtgaccttgggcaaatcacttaacttctctgagcctcggttatctcatctgtaaaatggggattaagactgtgagtcccacgtgggacaacttgatcaccttgtatccccccacagtgcttagaacagtgctctgcacatagtaagcacttaacaaatgtcattattattattattattttagggtgattgatttattcattgtcTTATTAGTTCTCATTTACATCTTCTCTTACTCATAACTAAGGAATTTGTGTCTATTATGCCTTCTTGTATTCCCTATTATATTGCAAGTTTTCTAGGGCAGCTATCACACCTTTCATTTCTTTTGTGGCCTCTCAAATTCCTTGAGGAGGACTTTGGACCCAGGAGGTGCCTGATCaatgttattgatgatgatgatgatgatgatgatgatgatgatgaaagttgtAATGATCATCAATGGcatatgcatgcagagcactacactaagcacaagggagagtacaacacaacaatacaagaGGGattggggaaagagcatggtctagtggaaagatcacaggcctacaagtcagaggacctgggctctgatcctggctctcccaactgcttgctgtgtgaccttggtaaattgacttaacttctctgtgcctgttttctcaacagtaaaatcaagtatttaatacctgttctccctcttacttagtctctgggcctcaagcggGACAGgacctttgtccaacctaattaacttgtacctactccagctcctagaacagggtttgacacatagtaagacttaacaaataccattaataataataaaaaaaacagagttggtagaatgaaGATGATGGAGGTGTTGCTGGTGATTGCCTTTATCATCACTTTCAGGGTGGACTGGGAACTTCTTGGATGAAGGGAACTATACTGGAAGCTTAGAAGAGTAGTCAAAATACATAAAAGACACAATCTCAACCCTCAGGAAGCTTCTTTTTTCAACAGCATTTTTTattctcttactctgtgccaggcactgtaaaaagtgaTGGCTctaatagatgcaagataatcagactggacacagtccatgtcccacactggggctcacaattctaatcattttaccaatgaggcacagagaagtgaagtggcttgcccacggtcacatagcaaacaagtgttTGCTGttttctaccccttctagactgtgagcccattgttaggtagggaccaactctatatgttgccgactcgtacttcccaagtgcttagaacagtgctctgcacacagaaagtgcttaataaatatgattgaatgaatgaatgaaaagtggcggcactggattagaattcaggccctctgactcctagaggggggtgctctatccactagaccatgttgcttacaGACTAGGTAGCATTATTGTTATCAACAAGTCTGTACTGAGTGTCCATTACCCTTTTCTGGGATCCTGGGATTCTCCCAgtctgatggggaggagagaggagacaggacagacacacagcagagcagCCAAATCCAGGAACCCAAACAGGGATTTAcggtaagtacaagttgaaggAAATCAAAGCCTCAAAGTTTCTTTTAGTGATAAGGGAGTGGGATGGGCTAATTGGGGAGAGCTCCCTGGGGGAAGTGACCTTGAACTGCAGAGAGGTGAGAGGAGCAAAGGTGGACAGTTTAAGTGTCCAGGTACTGAGAAGTATTTCCATCAACAGCCTTCTTACAGGGGATCAGAGAGCTTCTTAAACTACATTTGCCCTGAAAAGTGAGCAATGCCAAAGTTTAACCAGTCCAGCCCTGTGACCTTCATCCTGAAAGGCATCCCCGGCCTGGAGGACCTGTACCTGTGGCTGTCCCTGCCTTTCTCCTTCATGTTCGCCAGCATTCTCCTGGGCAACAGCACCATCCTGTTCCTGCTGGCGATGGAGTCTGTCCTGGACAAGCCCATGTACCACCTGCTGGCCATGCTCTTGCTAGCTGACCTAGTCTCCACCCTGGCCATGATGCCCCAGGTCCTCGGCCTCCTCTGGTTGGGCATCCAGGACATCAGCCTGGATGCCTGCTTGCTCCAGATGTTCTTCATCCACGGCACCTCGGTGGTGCGCTCCGCTGTGCTGGTGGCCATGGCcttcgaccgctacgtggccatttgCAACCCCCTGCGCTACACAACTGTGCTCACCAGCTCCTTGGTGTGCCGTCTGGGGCTAGTGGGGCTGGCTAAAGGGGTGGGTTtgattcttcccttccccctgctgCTCAGACAGTTGACCTTCTGCCAGACAGTCATCACCCACACCTACTGCGACCACATGGCCGTGGTCAAGATGGCCTGCCGGCACACCGGGCCCAACCGTATCTATGGCCTCTTTGTGGCCATCCTGGTGGT from the Tachyglossus aculeatus isolate mTacAcu1 chromosome 2, mTacAcu1.pri, whole genome shotgun sequence genome contains:
- the LOC119943314 gene encoding putative olfactory receptor 52P1, which gives rise to MPKFNQSSPVTFILKGIPGLEDLYLWLSLPFSFMFASILLGNSTILFLLAMESVLDKPMYHLLAMLLLADLVSTLAMMPQVLGLLWLGIQDISLDACLLQMFFIHGTSVVRSAVLVAMAFDRYVAICNPLRYTTVLTSSLVCRLGLVGLAKGVGLILPFPLLLRQLTFCQTVITHTYCDHMAVVKMACRHTGPNRIYGLFVAILVVGLDCLLIGASYALILRAVLKLSSRGARLRALNTCSAHLSVVLIAYGPALFSAIVHRFGRSIPVHIHVLLANLYLLVPSLFNPIIFGVRTKEIRDMVTKHLGHGRGT